The Mytilus edulis chromosome 5, xbMytEdul2.2, whole genome shotgun sequence genomic interval cttattttaacacaaaatagtaaagtcttgttgtagtttcatagtattatagctaaaaatatacattttatacagataaccattgagagtCATGTTTCTAGAAgattgaaaattcaatttcattcttttCTTCACTACTTCTATGCAGGcagaatacaaaatttgaatattttcgaATTATTAATACCTTGTTAATTTCCATGTATTGTTTCAACTatccaaacttaaaaaaaaaatgcgttttATAGCAGTGTTTATGTGAATTGTAAATTTAAATGTCTATGcaatcatattgctaaataaacatcCTACAGGGTCAAGTCATTAAcccttatagaaatgaaaaggctgaatagttatataaacatatcaatgtccTAAtgtgaataattacttattaattagtgatgTACATATAAAGAATGCAaaagtaatttttcttacattttcttgttaattcttaatgtaagataaatacatttgaaaaatgaattCTTTGAAAATATGTTAACAGTTTGACCAATCTAGACGAACGGGTGATTTAATAGACTTTCAGAAGAGAATTATTGATAAAGGCCTTTTCcattaatatttgtgtaatgtgtGACTACATGTTTACTTGTTAAATAGTTGCAAGAATAGtacttttttcaaatgtatatacacttgTATCATCACTCTCAAACAAGTAaactaatttataaatcaaaatgtgtttataaatatcttaaatgtattgcaactgagtttgatcactgaatcctctttaaaattcaggccagtattttatattacccagtattacccattaaaacccagtaaaacccgggttttcccagtatttcccactgggctgggcaatactcataaaacccgggtttttgccaactcTGAATGATATACACCAgtgacattattttttgtttgtccaTGCATTGATATTGTGAGTcaaaagaaaaatttcaaaaataagcaaTCTTGTAAATTGTAAACTAGTTTATATCCATGATATCAACTCCATTTCTGTCTACAGTCTAAtgaatattaaaatgataaaccTTAAGTTTGACTTGCAAATTATCTAGCTTTTAAATGCACCAACttcatttaaaagaaattaaggaCCATTTACATGCATAATTATGCATCAAAGCCTCATCAGGTTATTGTTCACAATTTCTGAATATTAAAAGTACTCAGCTGTCTAGAATTGACCTCAAACAAGAATCAGTTCAACTTACCTCCTCACCAGATTCCTCTTCACTTTCATGTACCTCCAATCTATCAGTTACtgctaaaatataacaaaatgaaggCCATAAAAATTTGATTATGAAAATGATAAGGAATTACTATTTACTACAAGAAATAACAATGCTGAATATTGACAAAGTCAGTCACATCCCAAAAACTTATTGATAAATAGTGTGACATGGACAAAAATATGATCATTGAGTTGGGCCATTACACCATGTTAAAATAGTGTTAGCCTATTGGATACTGTATATTCAGTAATTATTGTGTGCTTTATTACTGCGATACTTCAAGAATGGACAATACAGCAAGATTTATAATCTCAATTTCAGAAAATCTGCAAACAGATAATGCATTATGAGATTCAAGTTCTTATAATATTCACCAAGTAGCATtattgagggggaggacagggggtacccttctcccttctcccacccctcttctcctttctcctacccctttctcctttctcccattagaataaaacatctccttttgagatattttttcttgaaatattagataattttttaaaaggagagatattttattttttctcctttctccaactttttctcctttctcccagccttcctctcctttctcctaccccctttctcctttctcccaccccttttctcctttctcctaccccctttctccctttctcccttacccctgtcctccccctcattattcacatttaaaaaaaaactcacaataatttctggatTTCAATATAACAtagattttacaaaattaatgattttttagtttgtatttcaaaatttaactgaaaaaaataatatattctcTTACCCTGTTGTGACACATTAACTGATTTATGTGACAACTTCCTAAGTGAACTGTTTGTAATTGGCAGTGCTGAATTGGTCATGTTTTCTCCAAGATTTGATTGATTTCTAACTGATCTGTTTGGAGTTCCAGATGATTTAGCATTGTTTGAAATATTCATTGACAAATTTTTGATCGGTATTCTTCCTGGAGTCCTGTTCATTGAATTGCCTGTCATAGGAACTCTTTTTGGAGTAGAACCAGACGATGGAGTAACTGGTACCCTGCTTGGTGTACCCAGCTGTTTATTTATAAGAATTCTGGCTGGTGTGCTGCTGGATAAAGGCTTTATATTCTCAAGTATTGTTACATTTGAACTCAGTGGTGTTCTCATAGGTGGCTTTAGTTTTGACTGTGACCTTATCTGGCTCCTTGGTGTTTTCTCAGTCTTACTATCCTGCTCATCATTTTGTACCGACATCAATATATCCTTAGTCCTATTTTGTGATTTTTGGTTATTCTTCAGACTAGAACCAGAAGATGGCACTATTGAATTCAATGCTTTTCCTGGTGATCTGTCAGATGGTGTCTGACCATGAGCTTCAGTTTGCCTATTTTGTGAAGTGTCCATATGAGATTTAGTCAATCTAGACTTGTCAGCATTATCATATGAAACAGGTATACCTGCAGTCTGTGACAGACTTGATTCAGTATCTCCTGATTCACCTTGTAATGATCCATCAGTTTCTCCCGATTCATTCTGTGATAATTCATTTGTTTTTACCGCCTCCCTAGGTGTATTTGTTGTTCTTGATAGAGTGGCATTTAATGCTGAGGGGTGTACAGATGAAGATGTATTAAGAGCAGTACTTCTCCTTGATGGAGTCAGGCCAGACTTGTCAGGAGATTGAAGTGTTGTAGACTTGTGTAGGTTTTCTTTCCTCCTTGATGGGGTCTGATCAGATGTTTTTGGAGATTGAAATGTTGTAGACCTGTTTGCGTCCTCAGTTCCCCTTGATGGGGTCAGATCAGACTCCCAATGAGACGAATTACTGTTTTTGGATTGAGTCCTTCTTGATGGTGTTAAGTCTTCATGTTTATGCAATGTTGAAGATCTACTGACAATCTGAGTTCTTCGTGAGGGTGTTAAGTCTGAATTTCTGTCAATCTGAGTTCTTTGTGATGGTGTTAAGTCTGATTCACTGATAATCTGAGTTCTCCTTGAGGGTATTAAGTCTAAATTACTGTCAATCCGAGTTCTTCCTGACGGTGTTGAGGCTAATTCACTGACAACCTGTGTTCTTCGGGATGGTGAAAAGTCTGATTCGTATGGAACATGAAATGCTGTTGACTTATTAAGAGTACCAGTCCTTTGTGATCTTGTAAGATCTGTTTGATTCAACAATGACTCCTTCAAACTTAGAGGTCTTTTTGATGGAGTCAAATCTGAGTCAGTAGTCAAGTTAAcattttgaatactttttgatGGAGTAAAgttttgttctattatcaatGAACCTTCTTTTGACTTGTCTGGAGTTGAATTTCTATTTGATGGGGACAAGTTTGATTCAACAGGCAGTGAAACCATTGGGGACCTGACTGATGTTCTTCTTGATGGTGTCAAATCTTCATGTGGTATTGTCTTTCCTGGACTAAAATAAGACCTATTGTTCATGGATCTTTCTAAGACCTGTGTATGTAGAGACCCCATGGATAATCTACTAGACATCCTCTGACCTCTTCTAAATGTTTGAATATCTGTAATCAACAACAATTCTTTAGTCCAAATACTGTTGTGTGAATTACCTCAATAGCTGATTGTAAAAAGATcataaaaccatgaaaaaaatacTTGAATCTTGAAACTAATTTCATAAACACAGGAAACTAAAAAGAACAACAGCGGTTTAAAGAAATTTTTGGTAGCAAACCAGTGTTTAAGTGAGGTGATTGTTGAATGTAAGAGATGTACAATTATGCATTCCCTAACACATGTATTGCATTTGTATGAAATCCTTGCTTCAAACATTATTCTAATATTAATGGCAGTAAGTTTCTGGACACTAAACAATTTTGCAATGTTTCATGATGTAGGTAGACATTATCATATCAGTCATTATTGGGTATATGAATAttcatttcatataaaaaaaaataatagcagAAAATCAAAATagtgacttaaaaaaaattaaaatataactgacacaTACATCAAtttgacagcaacccaacaacacaacaaTCTTTGAATACAATAACCATTCCtcttttaaaaagtatttgacTTGTTAAATTGATTTCTATGCACATTAAGAAATtaacttttcaaatatttaaggtcgtccaaaaaaaaaaatgttgtctttataaaaatgtaaaaaaatgctTGGTGTAAATGAAGTGCAATATAATTAAGAACCAGTAATTATTGTGTAATAACATCAAACCTGAATGTTCCTCTTCTGTTTCATCATCACCCATAACACCAGCATCAGAACCACTTCCTGTAACACAGAGAGAAGTTTAAACAAGGAAAAAAACAATGTTGTGAGAGTATTTTCCATTACTTTTGATATTTAAAGGTGTTTGGGGGATATTATGGGGGGAGGGAGCTGGAAAAAATGAGTGTTTGTGTGTATGTGTTAAGTGATAAatcatgtctttttttaaatgtgtttacaTTTGATGTTTGGTATTGGCACATGAACAGAAAGCCATTtacttttatgattttgaggtagTGAAAGTTGTGAAATTACATAAACTTGAATATATATTTAACTATGTCTatatagtatttaatattttaaataaatttggtgaAATCAAATGTCACGGCAAGATATACAttgtaaatatgatatataacCTATTTTTCCTTTCAATCCTTGTGAGAACTGTTCTAATGTTATATGATTGAGATTTTGTCGTCTGCTGTCTTGTTGTGGCATCCTAATATGACTTCTGTCACTTTCTGAACTGaaaaacaaagttaaaataaGGTTAAATTTAGTTATAACATTGTATAGTCAAATAAGTGAACTGATGTTAGATTATATTATATGGGACTTACTTTAATGAGTCTACCAGTACATCAAGAGTAACATCAGGTGGAATATCAGGCGTGTCTTCAGAATCACTGCTAAACATCCTATCTTTTGTCTGATTGCCTGAAAAGATAAAATGAAAACATCATGAAATAATACTGTAACTTAAAAGAATAATTTTAACTGACTTTGTGTGCTTTTCAGTTGGGGCCACTGCAGgggtaaatttattaaaattctaaaatgaCATGCTTTTCttgctttgtgaataaacccatgctctcaatccaataatatagggttattgcatgaatattgaggaatattgtcccgagtagaattatATATTGCACAAGCTTGCAAGTACAATAtttgttctacgagggacaatattccccaatattcatgcaataacacttttattgtatagcaatacaatatttgaaagtaaaaattggtttcaactaagattttgtcgttgatgacgtcatgaattttgaaatttattgcaCGCTATCGTTTCGTTACTTTCTCATGTTTCTgtaggaaatattatattgcaatgcaataaaatttgtttgcacatgcgtacaTCATCTACTGCAGAATAAGTTTTATATATACCAAGCTATTTACAAGTTAACATTTTAAACGATGAATTCACAGGAAATATGTTAATTGGTAAGGCGTTGTGTATATGTTTGGTAAGTTACCAATGGTAACATTATTCAAAAGTGGCCTGGTGAttttttatccaataaaaaacCAGTGGGAGTGTGGTTCTAGCCCGCTGCTTAATGCGCACAAGAAAAGCAATCCAGTTGGGAAAATGGCACATCAGATATGACAAATAGTTATTTTTCTGAATTGAGTGACTCGGGTTTCTCTTAGGCacataccatttgattttttgggGGCCTgtgaatttttttgaaaaaataattacagCTCTGATTTGTCATAAAAATTCTCTTTACAAAAAGATTTTTCACAACAAAATTGTATTGCAACAAAATTTAATAGACCACTtttgagttcgatgcatttccgtcaaaaactctggttttagtgaacatcattcatccgtttaggggcatcgtcacttccattccaatgttgagagAGTGgttaaaaaattataatacattGTACTATATTGCACGCTTTATTTGGCAAACTAAATCCTCATAGTTGACAATCAGCACTACTGTCATTAGGGAATGGTGAttaagtacttacaaaacaaaaattatttctagtttatcctgcacaatgacgatcaccaagaAGCTTGATGAatttaaaacacttccaaactatTAAATGAAGCACATGTTGTTAGTAATTTATTTATTacgactgtaatgtgttgcaatttgaaattgacatatttgacctagatacgacaaccatTCATGCTAGCTGTTCAAAACTCCttcctctgaaaaatcacattgccagtcgtttgATTGTTAACAAACAAAAAGGGAGGTTCAGTGAAGAGCCTTCACAAACTCGCTACACTTCTACACATTGGACATAGAAAtaaccttaattgtcctaatcagaatcgaaataattgatgcaagcttaAGCCATACTTCATTGAAGTTTTAACAtgagtaggcattatattcgtgttatttaagCCCCACTTTTGCTCGGGCAAAaaaaatcacgaatataatgcataTCCaagttaaaactacaataaactatagcttgcatcaattatttctttaatattgaattgtaaagaTTTTGTATTACACAAGCAACAAGTCATTCAATTATAAATATCCAAAATACCACAGAGAACGAAACTATTTCTGCTATGTGTTTTCaatgaattttttaaatgtttgtagtCATTCTTACAACATCTTTTCCTTGGTTGTGACAACACTGCCCTAACAAATTCaatacatttatttgtaaaaCATGGAAAATGTTAATATGAGAAGAAATCTGTCATTTTTGTCTGTAAAGAGTCCTAGAAGTCAATGATCAAATGATGATTGTTGAAAACTGTATTCATTTTAGATAAACTTTAACCCAAGACAGTAAGATTGCAATGTCGCCTCCTTGCAAGAGACACAAAAATAATCtcctttttcattgtttttttttgtttggaaaaGTCTACCCTGACAatacaacatacattttttttcaaataatactattttaatttatgtttgtcTGTTGTTTTGAAAAGGATTATATTTGGTTGACATAATATCTTGTGTAAAGTCAAGTCCATGTAAATGACCATATGCTAATGGCTTCCCATGAATCACATGACTATGTCACATGATCTCACCAGCGGTCAGGTTATGCATCCCTTGTGTGAACTGCTGTAGAGTGATATGATGTTGGTTTTGTCTTTCTTTCTGTGAAATTGTTATTGAGCCAGTGTCTTCATTATGTCTGAAATTGAAAAATAGAATATTTCACACATGCTTTCAAAAtccaaaagatataaaatttatcTTGGTGAATATTTCTTAAGTTAACACACTGCGACACAAAATGATTGGTTGGATGGTTTTCAAGTTAATACACAAAAGGATTAGTAGAATAACCCTCAAGTTATCAAGTTAACAAACAAATGGATTTGGAGGTGCCcatctttttaaaagtaaagGGCTCACCAAGAATCATTGAACCATATCATACATTTTTTAGATCAACATCAAAAAGATACAAGCCATGCAAAATCACCATATATTCAAAAACAAAGGTAAACTTTTTGCACAATTTGACAGAAATAactattattacattggttgcaatgaattattGTGATTTCCTAGTGAATTAAAAACAGATAATTTCACATGTAATATAAACTTGTGTTGTCAAGAAAATGTTGATGATATTGCATCAAAAtgcaaattgtgaatgcgtagaaaacaatataattccatGCATATTCTCctttatttccattaaaaaattcattgtaataaaaagaatatataatcaaagaattcaaatattgaataatatttaACTTAAAACTGTACAACACTCATAAAAAATCTTGCTTTATGCACATTCATGAATTAATGTGCTGTTAGGTTAGTTGTTGAATATTTTCCTATATATTTGAATTCTACCATTAGTTATTCTATAGATTTAAAAATTTTCTTTGGAACTACTAGATTTGAAGTcttgacagtcttttaaaaaagACTAGAGGCAACATTTATACTGTCAGAGAACTATGAATACTTCCCTCTACTATTTACATTGGTGAATGAGTGACATGAAGAGTTTCATTAGGCAGTATGATATCTGATTCACTATCCATCTCACTCATATTCACTGCCAGCTACTACATTTGTACTTACATTGGTGAATGAGTGACATGAAGAGTTTCATTAGGCAGGATGATATCTGACTCACTATCCAGCTCTACTAGTTAAATAGGTGAATGAGTGACATGAAGAGTTTCATTAGGCAGTATGATATCTGATTCACTATCCAACTCTACTAGTTAAATAGGTGAATGAGTGACATGAAGGGTTTCATTAGGCAGTATGATATCCGATTCACTATCCAGCTCTACTTCTTTCATTGGTGAATGAGTGACATGAAGAGTTTCATTAGGCAGGATGATATCTGACTCACTATCCAGCTCTACTTCTTTCATTGGTGAATGAGTGACATGAAGGGTTTCATTAGGCAGGATGACATCTGATTCACTATCCAGCTCACTCTCATTCATTGCCCTCTACTACATTTGTACTTACATATGATAGGTGAATGAGTGACATGAAGAGTTTCATTAGGCAGTATGATATCTGATTCACTATCCAACTCTACTAGTTAAATAGGTGAATGAGTGACATGAAGAGTTTCATTAGGCAGGATGATATCTGATCCACTATCCAGCTCTACTACTTACAGTGGTGAATGAGTGACATGAAGGGTTTCATTAGGCAGTATGATATCCGATTCACTATCCAGCTTTACTTCTTTCATAGGTGAATGAGTGACATGAAGGGTTTCATTAGGCAGGATGATATCTGATTCACTATCCAGCTCGCTCTCATTCATTGCCCATTACTACATTTGTACTTACATATGATAGGTGAATGAGTGACATGAAGAGTTTCATTAGGCAGTATGATATCTGATTCACTATCCAACTCTACTAGTTAAATAGGTGAATGAGTGACATGAAGAGTTTCATTAGGCAGGATGATATCTGATCCACTATCCAGCTCTACTACTTACAGTGGTGAATGAGTGACATGAAGGGTTTCATTAGGCAGTATGATATCCGATTCACTATCCAGCTCTACTTCTTTCATTGGTGAATGAGTGACATGAAGGGTTTCATTAGGCAGGATGATATCTGATTCACTATCCAACTCTACTACTTACATTGGTGAATGAGTGACATGAAGAGTTTCATTAGGCAGGATGATATCTGATCCACTATCCAGCTCTACTACTTACAGTGGTGAATGAGTGACATGAAGAGTTTCATTAGGCAGTATGATATCCGATTCACTATCCAGCTCTACTACTTACATTGGTGAATGAGTGACATGAAGAGTTTCATTAGGCAGTATGATATCCGATTCACTATCCAGCTCTACTTCTTTCATTGGTGAATGAGTGACATGAAGAGTTTCATTAGGCAGGATGATATCTGACTCACTATCCAGCTCTACTTCTTTCATTGGTGAATGAGTGACATGAAGGGTTTCATTAGGCAGGATGACATCTGATTCACTATCCAGCTCGCTCTCATTCATTGCCCTCTACTACATTTGTACTTACATATGATAGGTGAATGAGTGACATGAAGAGTTTCATTAGGCAGTATAATATCTGATTCACTATCCAACTCTACTAGTTAAATAGGTGAATGAGTGACATGAAGAGTTTCATTAGGCAGGATGATATCTGATTCACTATCCAGCTCTACTACTTACATTGGTGAATGAGTGACATGAAGAGTTTCATTAGGCAGTATGATATCCGATTCACTATCCAGCTCTACTTCTTTCATTGGTGAATGAGTGACATGAAGAGTTTCATTAGGCAGGATGATATCTGACTCACTATCCAGCTCTACTTCTTTCATTGGTGAATGAGTGACATGAAGGGTTTCATTAGGCAGGATGACATCTGATTCACTATCCAGCTCGCTCTCATTCATTGCCCTCTACTACATTTGTACTTACATATGATAGGTGAATGAGTGACATGAAGAGTTTCATTAGGCAGTATAATATCTGATTCACTATCCAACTCTACTAGTTAAATAGGTGAATGAGTGACATGAAGAGTTTCATTAGGCAGGATGATATCTGATCCACTATCCAGCTCTACTACTTACAGTGGTGAATGAGTGACATGAAGGGTTTCATTAGGCAGTATGA includes:
- the LOC139523282 gene encoding serine-rich adhesin for platelets-like isoform X1, which codes for MAKKDTPRSMLQAFIENVPTTAPVKRTRARTRSPEDRHFNETVPNQKKRRRSSLAVKQTPRSMIESYMHDHKTQTPFVRVLRRRSKTFTPVIQSDVRDDVITPRTALEGFINNAPEETPVQRAVNESELDSESDIILPNETLHVTHSPIHNEDTGSITISQKERQNQHHITLQQFTQGMHNLTAGNQTKDRMFSSDSEDTPDIPPDVTLDVLVDSLNSESDRSHIRMPQQDSRRQNLNHITLEQFSQGLKGKIGSGSDAGVMGDDETEEEHSDIQTFRRGQRMSSRLSMGSLHTQVLERSMNNRSYFSPGKTIPHEDLTPSRRTSVRSPMVSLPVESNLSPSNRNSTPDKSKEGSLIIEQNFTPSKSIQNVNLTTDSDLTPSKRPLSLKESLLNQTDLTRSQRTGTLNKSTAFHVPYESDFSPSRRTQVVSELASTPSGRTRIDSNLDLIPSRRTQIISESDLTPSQRTQIDRNSDLTPSRRTQIVSRSSTLHKHEDLTPSRRTQSKNSNSSHWESDLTPSRGTEDANRSTTFQSPKTSDQTPSRRKENLHKSTTLQSPDKSGLTPSRRSTALNTSSSVHPSALNATLSRTTNTPREAVKTNELSQNESGETDGSLQGESGDTESSLSQTAGIPVSYDNADKSRLTKSHMDTSQNRQTEAHGQTPSDRSPGKALNSIVPSSGSSLKNNQKSQNRTKDILMSVQNDEQDSKTEKTPRSQIRSQSKLKPPMRTPLSSNVTILENIKPLSSSTPARILINKQLGTPSRVPVTPSSGSTPKRVPMTGNSMNRTPGRIPIKNLSMNISNNAKSSGTPNRSVRNQSNLGENMTNSALPITNSSLRKLSHKSVNVSQQAVTDRLEVHESEEESGEELDTIELYKLKTPHLRGDISQIPTPIYSSTPAPVKPVQKQIPRPIPQRKPDIKKSKKTVSSVLPNNTIKQAFQHFCNMKAAPDTMDELIKYTDTYFENTFKTLEAFALHAGRKTIDESDVELLMRRQGFITEKQPLNVLVENILPLELRQEIIPMARANNVIEPL
- the LOC139523282 gene encoding serine-rich adhesin for platelets-like isoform X2 — translated: MAKKDTPRSMLQAFIENVPTTAPVKRTRARTRSPEDRHFNETVPNQKKRRRSSLAVKQTPRSMIESYMHDHKTQTPFVRVLRRRSKTFTPVIQSDVRDDVITPRTALEGFINNAPEETPVQRAVNESELDSESDIILPNETLHVTHSPIHNEDTGSITISQKERQNQHHITLQQFTQGMHNLTAGNQTKDRMFSSDSEDTPDIPPDVTLDVLVDSLNSESDRSHIRMPQQDSRRQNLNHITLEQFSQGLKGKIGSGSDAGVMGDDETEEEHSDIQTFRRGQRMSSRLSMGSLHTQVLERSMNNRSYFSPGKTIPHEDLTPSRRTSVRSPMVSLPVESNLSPSNRNSTPDKSKEGSLIIEQNFTPSKSIQNVNLTTDSDLTPSKRPLSLKESLLNQTDLTRSQRTGTLNKSTAFHVPYESDFSPSRRTQVVSELASTPSGRTRIDSNLDLIPSRRTQIISESDLTPSQRTQIDRNSDLTPSRRTQIVSRSSTLHKHEDLTPSRRTQSKNSNSSHWESDLTPSRGTEDANRSTTFQSPKTSDQTPSRRKENLHKSTTLQSPDKSGLTPSRRSTALNTSSSVHPSALNATLSRTTNTPREAVKTNELSQNESGETDGSLQGESGDTESSLSQTAGIPVSYDNADKSRLTKSHMDTSQNRQTEAHGQTPSDRSPGKALNSIVPSSGSSLKNNQKSQNRTKDILMSVQNDEQDSKTEKTPRSQIRSQSKLKPPMRTPLSSNVTILENIKPLSSSTPARILINKQLGTPSRVPVTPSSGSTPKRVPMTGNSMNRTPGRIPIKNLSMNISNNAKSSGTPNRSVRNQSNLGENMTNSALPITNSSLRKLSHKSVNVSQQVTDRLEVHESEEESGEELDTIELYKLKTPHLRGDISQIPTPIYSSTPAPVKPVQKQIPRPIPQRKPDIKKSKKTVSSVLPNNTIKQAFQHFCNMKAAPDTMDELIKYTDTYFENTFKTLEAFALHAGRKTIDESDVELLMRRQGFITEKQPLNVLVENILPLELRQEIIPMARANNVIEPL
- the LOC139523282 gene encoding centromere protein T-like isoform X3, yielding MSEMDSESDIILPNETLHVTHSPIHNEDTGSITISQKERQNQHHITLQQFTQGMHNLTAGNQTKDRMFSSDSEDTPDIPPDVTLDVLVDSLNSESDRSHIRMPQQDSRRQNLNHITLEQFSQGLKGKIGSGSDAGVMGDDETEEEHSDIQTFRRGQRMSSRLSMGSLHTQVLERSMNNRSYFSPGKTIPHEDLTPSRRTSVRSPMVSLPVESNLSPSNRNSTPDKSKEGSLIIEQNFTPSKSIQNVNLTTDSDLTPSKRPLSLKESLLNQTDLTRSQRTGTLNKSTAFHVPYESDFSPSRRTQVVSELASTPSGRTRIDSNLDLIPSRRTQIISESDLTPSQRTQIDRNSDLTPSRRTQIVSRSSTLHKHEDLTPSRRTQSKNSNSSHWESDLTPSRGTEDANRSTTFQSPKTSDQTPSRRKENLHKSTTLQSPDKSGLTPSRRSTALNTSSSVHPSALNATLSRTTNTPREAVKTNELSQNESGETDGSLQGESGDTESSLSQTAGIPVSYDNADKSRLTKSHMDTSQNRQTEAHGQTPSDRSPGKALNSIVPSSGSSLKNNQKSQNRTKDILMSVQNDEQDSKTEKTPRSQIRSQSKLKPPMRTPLSSNVTILENIKPLSSSTPARILINKQLGTPSRVPVTPSSGSTPKRVPMTGNSMNRTPGRIPIKNLSMNISNNAKSSGTPNRSVRNQSNLGENMTNSALPITNSSLRKLSHKSVNVSQQAVTDRLEVHESEEESGEELDTIELYKLKTPHLRGDISQIPTPIYSSTPAPVKPVQKQIPRPIPQRKPDIKKSKKTVSSVLPNNTIKQAFQHFCNMKAAPDTMDELIKYTDTYFENTFKTLEAFALHAGRKTIDESDVELLMRRQGFITEKQPLNVLVENILPLELRQEIIPMARANNVIEPL